One genomic window of Mercenaria mercenaria strain notata chromosome 2, MADL_Memer_1, whole genome shotgun sequence includes the following:
- the LOC128549612 gene encoding uncharacterized protein LOC128549612 — MEAASASAVNNGPPYPDILADNSDSTDEVKYNILTSKWNCVHLFDFPSRIIGNSLRKANSTWFIKNTWLRYSASKDSVYCAPCRLFGPQSGSSKDKTFGSTPVSDGSNMGKLINRHSSNACHDSSLIAADNFLKIMEGADKSIVCKLSSSYNAIVSKNRDILECIIDTIILCGSQNLAIRGHENDDSNFTALLRYRAKDNSLLTEHLSNKNAKTKYTSPKIQNEIIQICGDLIVDDIVKACNAAPCYGFMADEATDASTMEQMALCVRFYDKNEQRIREEFLGFAECKSTTGEALTESFLHNLQEMTERPIFGEI, encoded by the exons ATGGAGGCTGCTTCAGCATCCGCTGTAAACAATGGTCCACCGTATCCGGATATATTAGCAGATAATTCAGACTCTACAGATGAGGTGAAATACAACATTTTGACTTCTAAATGGAACTGTGTCCATTTGTTTGACTTCCCTTCAAG gataATCGGAAACTCATTAAGAAAAGCAAACTCAACTTGGTTTATTAAAAACACGTGGCTGAGATATTCAGCTTCAAAAGATAGTGTGTACTGCGCACCGTGCCGGCTATTCGGGCCGCAGAGTGGATCATCAAAGGACAAGACGTTTGGAAGTACTCCTGTTTCCGATGGGAGCAACATGGGTAAATTAATAAATAGGCACTCATCTAATGCATGCCATGATAGTTCTTTAATTGCAGCCGACAATTTCCTGAAGATAATGGAAGGTGCAGATAAAAGCATTGTCTGTAAATTGTCCAGTTCATATAACGCTATTGTATCTAAGAACAGAGATATTCTTGAATGCATTATCGATACAATCATACTATGCGGAAGCCAAAATTTAGCAATTCGCGGTCATGAAAATGATGATAGTAACTTCACGGCTTTGTTAAGGTATCGAGCCAAGGACAATTCATTGCTTACAGAACACTTATCTAATAAGAATGCTAAGACGAAATATACTTCTccgaaaatacaaaatgaaattatacaAATATGTGGTGACCTGATAGTCGACGATATTGTAAAGGCATGTAATGCTGCACCATGTTATGGTTTCATGGCAGACGAAGCTACAGACGCGTCCACTATGGAACAAATGGCTCTTTGTGTGCGATTTTACGATAAAAACGAACAGAGAATCAGAGAAGAATTTCTGGGATTTGCAGAGTGTAAGTCTACTACAGGTGAAGCGCTTACGGAGTCATTCCTTCATAATTTACAAGAAATGACGGAGCGGCCAATATTTGGGGAAATATAG
- the LOC128548538 gene encoding uncharacterized protein LOC128548538: MTYSDSFTCDDNTIQTGETIDGEGTIDCFDNCVGTLGYLHYQCTDYSTNEDWSSGKGRITATLTSSYPSYSYNYGSSVFHFGFKGQAWINTLVIGSGGSWQLKTTADLTYRSDIGRINSSPRAEVSPIVRLQRGCNHTVIIPGKHKHFEFKVL; encoded by the exons ATGACATATAGTGACAGCTTCACGTGCGACGACAACACAATACAAACAGGTGAAACAATCGACGGAGAGGGGACAATCGATTGCTTTGACAACTGTGTCGGTACTCTTGGATATTTGCATTATCAGTGCACAGATTACAGTACAAACGAAGACTGGTCATCAGGGAAAGGACGAATAACAGCTACCTTAACTAGCTCCTACCCATCCTACTCATACAATTATGGTTCGTCAGTGTTTCACTTCGG ATTCAAAGGACAGGCCTGGATAAACACTCTCGTAATTGGTAGCGGTGGATCATGGCAACTAAAAACCACTGCTGATTTGACATACAGATCGGATATAGGGCGAATAAATTCATCTCCGAGAGCGGAAGTATCTCCTATAGTTCGACTGCAACGTGGTTGTAACCATACCGTCATTATTCCTGGTAAGCATAAGCATTTCGAATTCAAAGTCCTTTAA